TTCGCGGCTAGTGGAATATTATTATCGGCCAGCAATTTTACTGACGATAAAACCAGAGTATGCTAAAGGATCCGGACGTAGTATTCCGGGTTTTAATATCTATAAAGCAGTTGATTTTTGTAGGGATTATTTATTAGAATATGGCGGCCATAAATATGCCTGCGGGGTTGCCCTGCCTGTAATAAATATCAATAACTTTAGAGAAAAAATTAATGAATACGCCCAAGAAAATTTACCAGCTGATCTATTGACCCGTAAACTTTATATCGACGCCGAATTATCGTTTTCTGAGATCACAAGTGAATTTATTCGACTAATTCAGCAATGTGAACCATTTGGTGAAGATAATCCGAGGATTTTATTTCTGACGATGGGTTTAGAAGTAGTCGGTTATCCCCGGGTGGTGGGCAAAACTCATTTAAAGTTTAAAGTCCGAGAGCATAAAACCCGGGTTCTTGAAGCAATTGCCTTTGGCCGCAGTTCTGAAATCTTAAATCTAAAAATCGGTCAAGAAGGCCATATTGATTTGGTGTATAGTTTTGATGAAGATACTTTTAATGGCACGACTAAATTACAATTAGTGGTGAAAGACCTACGAATTCATTAATGTCCGGCTGGGTATTAAAAGCTAAAAACAATATAAAATATTTTCAACTTGACACTCAAGATTTTGATCCAGCAATTATCGGTCTTTTTAGTGTTAAAAATCGTAACGTAGACAATAATAAGGTCCCATACTTTTTACCGACAATATCTGGTTTTCCGATATACCATTTACACCAGATCCATTCTAACATTGTCTATTATGTTGATAAAAATTTTACCAATTCCCAACTGGCTAGCGGTGACGGGTTATATACAAGAGAAAAAAATATTTTTCTAGCGGTCCGGGTTGCCGATTGTTTACCGATATACTTTTGGGTTCGCAAAAGACCAATCGTGGGTATTGTCCATGCGGGTTGGCGGGGTACGCTTAAACTAGTCGCCTTTCAGTTAGCTAATCAACTAATGAAAAGTTTTCAATTATCTCCCCAAGAAATCTATTATGCTTTCGGACCGGCAATTGGTGCATGTTGCTATGAAGTTAAATCTGATGTTGCGTCTCAATATGAACAATTATTAAAACAGTACGCTATCACCGAAGGCATTATTGATAAAACCGATAAACTATTTCTTAATCTGAAGGTGATCAACGATGCGATCCTTAATAAGGTTGGTTGTATAA
This genomic window from candidate division WOR-3 bacterium contains:
- the pgeF gene encoding peptidoglycan editing factor PgeF, translating into MSGWVLKAKNNIKYFQLDTQDFDPAIIGLFSVKNRNVDNNKVPYFLPTISGFPIYHLHQIHSNIVYYVDKNFTNSQLASGDGLYTREKNIFLAVRVADCLPIYFWVRKRPIVGIVHAGWRGTLKLVAFQLANQLMKSFQLSPQEIYYAFGPAIGACCYEVKSDVASQYEQLLKQYAITEGIIDKTDKLFLNLKVINDAILNKVGCIKYADLNLCTSCEKELFYSYRRGDRNQYNWGFIGYINSNFNKFS